The genomic region CGCGGACGTCGCTTGACTTGGTACCCCCCAGGGGTATGGTGAGCTGCATGGAGGCCCCGCGCAGGAGCGGAAGGCCCGGTTCTGAAGGAGATGCCGGTCATGAACACCGGACTGAAGATCACGACTTTCGCCGCCGTCCTGGCAGCGACCTTCGGCACGGCCTACGGCGTCGGCCAGGGCATCGACCCCGTCGTCGCCGACAGCCCGCCGCGACACGAGGACGAGCACACCCGGCCCGCACCGCCGCCCGAGGAGGCCGGCGGTCACACCGGCCACGACACACCCCCGGCCGGCGGGCTCCAGATCTCCGAGGACGGTTACACCCTCGACCTGCAGACCCCGAGCGTCACCGCCGGGCAGCGGTCCGACCTGCGCTTCACGGTCAGGGACGGCAGCGGCCGCGCCGTCACCGCCTATCAGCGCGAACACGAGAAGGAACTGCACCTCATCGTGGCCTCACGCGACCTGGTCACCTACCGCCACCTGCACCCCACCCGCGCCGCCGACGGCACCTGGAGCACCCCCGTCGACCTGCCCCGCGCGGGCGGCTACCGTGTCTTCGCCGACTTCACCCCGGCGAAGAAGGACGCCCGCAACCTCACCCTCGGCGCGGACCTCGCCGCCTCCGGCCCGTACCAGCCGAAGGAACTGCCCGCACCGGCCACCACGGCCAGGACCGACGGCTACGAAGTGAAGCTGTCCGGCGCCCTGCGCCCGGGCAAGGCGAGCGAACTGAAGCTGAAGGTCTCCCGCGCCGGCCGGCCCGTCACCGACCTCCAGCCCTACCTCGGCGCGTACGGCCATCTGGTCGCCCTGCGCGCAGGCGACCTCGCCTACCTCCACGTCCACCCGAACGGCGAACCCGGCGACGGAAGGACCAGGCCCGGCCCGGACATCTCCTTCACGGCCACGGCCCCCAGCGCCGGTTCCTACCGCCTGTTCCTCGACTTCCAGCACGACGGGAAGGTCCACACGGCGGCCTTCACCGTCAGCGCCGGGGGAGCGGCGGCCGGTTCCGGTACCCCCGAGGGGCACGCGGACGACGGCCACGGGCACTGAGCGTCAGCCGAGCGCCCGGTCCAGATTGAACGCCGCGCTGATCAGCGCGAGATGCGTGAACGCCTGCGGGAAGTTGCCCTGCTGCTCCCCGGTGTGGCTGATCTCCTCGGCGTACAGTCCGAGGTGGTTGGCGTAGGTCAGCATCTTCTCGAAGGCGAGACGCGCCTCGTCGATCCGGCCCGCGTGCACCATGGCCTCGACGTACCAGAAAGAGCAGATGGAGAACGTGCCCTCGTCGCCGCGCAGCCCGTCCGGGCTGGACTGGGGGTCGTAGCGGTAGACCAGCGAGTCGGAGACCAGTTCCTCGGTGAGCGCGTCCAGCGTCGACAGCCACTTCGGATCGGTCGGGGCGATGAACTTCGTCAGCGGCATCATCAGCACGGCCGCGTCCAGCACGTCGCCGTCCTCGTGCTGGACGAAGGCCTGACGCGCCTCGGACCAGCCCCGGCTCATGATCCGCCGGTAGATCGTGTCGCGGCACTCCCGCCAGCGCGGCAGGTCGGCGGGCAGGCCGCGCCGGTTGGCCATCCGGATGGCCCGCTCGATCGCCACCCAGCACATCAGCCGCGAGTACAGGAAGTTCTTGCGCCCGCCCCGCGTCTCCCAGATCCCCTCGTCGGGCTGGTCCCAGTTCTCGCACACCCAGTCCACCAGCGCGCACACGTCGTCCCACTGGTCGCTGGAGATGGGCTTGGCCCACTTGTCGTAGAGGTAGATGGAGTCGATCAGCGCGCCGTAGATGTCGAGCTGGAGCTGGTCGGCCGCGGCGTTGCCGACGCGTACCGGCGCGGAACCCTCGTGGCCCTCCAGATGGCCGAGTGTCGTCTCGGGCAGCTCGGTGCGCCCGTCGATGCCGTACATGATCTGCAAGGGGCCGGAGTGCTTGCCGTCGCCGGGGCTGATGTGCCGGGTCACGAAGTCCATGAACTTCTCGGCCTCGCCGGTGAAGCCCAGCCGCAGCAGGGCGTAGACGCAGAAGGCCGCGTCGCGCACCCACACGTACCGGTAGTCCCAGTTGCGTTCGCCGCCGAGCCGCTCGGGCAGACTCGTGGTGGGCGCGGCCACGATCGCCCCGGTCGGCGCGTAGGTGAGCAGCTTCAGCGTCAGCGCCGAGCGGTGCACCATCTCCCGCCAGCGGCCCCGGTACCGGGACGCCGCCAGCCAGCGCCGCCAGTACGTCACCGTCGCCGCGAACTGCTC from Streptomyces chartreusis NRRL 3882 harbors:
- a CDS encoding glycoside hydrolase family 15 protein, encoding MGGPAEGHDGPGGRRYLPIAEHGLIGDLRSVALVGTDGTIDWYCCPAFDAPSVFASILDADRGGCFELAAAVPARTKQFYFPDTNVLITRFFTEDGVGEVQDFMPLDGDPSEAERHRLIRRVVCVRGSIPFRTRVAPRFDYGTRPHTVRLTGETAVFEADGMALALTATVPVETDGPDVRGDFKLSEGESAVFALDKVGGDVVPRRCARTEAEEQFAATVTYWRRWLAASRYRGRWREMVHRSALTLKLLTYAPTGAIVAAPTTSLPERLGGERNWDYRYVWVRDAAFCVYALLRLGFTGEAEKFMDFVTRHISPGDGKHSGPLQIMYGIDGRTELPETTLGHLEGHEGSAPVRVGNAAADQLQLDIYGALIDSIYLYDKWAKPISSDQWDDVCALVDWVCENWDQPDEGIWETRGGRKNFLYSRLMCWVAIERAIRMANRRGLPADLPRWRECRDTIYRRIMSRGWSEARQAFVQHEDGDVLDAAVLMMPLTKFIAPTDPKWLSTLDALTEELVSDSLVYRYDPQSSPDGLRGDEGTFSICSFWYVEAMVHAGRIDEARLAFEKMLTYANHLGLYAEEISHTGEQQGNFPQAFTHLALISAAFNLDRALG